One window of Leifsonia sp. AK011 genomic DNA carries:
- a CDS encoding MoxR family ATPase — MTMTPEQATWFSDIFGRLVANVDQVLLGKTFVIRLGFTALLSEGHLLLEDFPGTGKTSFARAMAQSVAGTSSRIQFTPDLLPGDITGVSIYDQGRGEFEYHQGPVFANIVLADEINRASPKTQSALLEVMEEQHVTVDGVTHPVSAPFMVIATQNPIEQAGTYRLPEAQLDRFLMKASIGYPDHASTMRILEGSQVRSHEHVLPPIVTAEVVVEMAQLARTVHVDPTINDYVGRLVEATRSTTEVRLGASVRGALALLRASKTLAAASGRHYVIPDDVKALAEPVLAHRLVIDPEAEFDGVTSSSVMAQILIETPPPSDRQAAQ; from the coding sequence ATGACCATGACCCCGGAGCAGGCCACCTGGTTCTCCGACATCTTCGGACGCCTCGTGGCCAACGTCGACCAGGTGCTCCTGGGCAAGACGTTTGTCATACGCCTCGGCTTCACCGCCCTGCTGAGCGAGGGACACCTGCTGCTCGAGGACTTCCCCGGAACGGGCAAGACCTCGTTCGCACGGGCGATGGCCCAGTCGGTCGCGGGGACCTCGAGCCGGATCCAGTTCACTCCCGACCTGCTGCCCGGCGACATCACGGGTGTGAGCATCTACGACCAGGGTCGCGGCGAGTTCGAGTACCACCAGGGTCCGGTCTTCGCGAACATCGTGCTCGCGGACGAGATCAACCGCGCGAGCCCCAAGACCCAGTCAGCGCTCCTCGAGGTCATGGAGGAGCAGCACGTCACGGTCGACGGTGTCACTCATCCGGTCAGCGCCCCCTTCATGGTGATCGCCACGCAGAACCCGATCGAGCAGGCCGGCACCTACCGCCTGCCCGAGGCCCAGCTCGACCGCTTCCTCATGAAGGCCTCCATCGGGTACCCGGATCACGCCTCGACCATGCGCATCCTCGAGGGCTCCCAGGTGCGGTCGCACGAGCACGTGCTCCCGCCCATCGTCACCGCCGAGGTCGTCGTCGAGATGGCACAGCTCGCCAGGACGGTGCACGTCGACCCCACGATCAACGACTACGTCGGTCGCCTCGTGGAGGCCACCCGCAGCACCACCGAGGTGCGGCTCGGCGCGAGCGTCCGCGGAGCGCTTGCCCTCCTGCGCGCGTCGAAGACCCTGGCGGCCGCCAGCGGACGCCACTACGTGATCCCGGACGACGTGAAGGCGCTCGCCGAGCCGGTGCTCGCTCACCGTCTCGTGATCGACCCCGAGGCCGAGTTCGACGGCGTGACCTCCTCGAGCGTCATGGCCCAGATCCTCATCGAGACCCCTCCGCCGAGCGACAGGCAAGCGGCACAGTAA
- a CDS encoding DUF58 domain-containing protein, with protein sequence MARTGGSPASSRTQSSSTRQSTRTHDSQSRFDSQFTTGSRGLTNARTRIVGDRTGFLADVVIAAVRVTAGLRSILARVLGRVAAVVTPLGWFIIVAIPLTLGAGYGFGILELVVIGWALLALLAVAVIYLVGRSSMSVGLDVPRSRVVVGERAIGQILVSNSTRRRAFGITVEVPVGAGLAELALPGLPARGEQVREFEIPSTRRGIVPVGPVRTVRADPIGLVRREVVWADVAELYVHPRTIGIPSMSTGLIRDLEGNPTRDLATNDVSFHALREYVPGDERRYIHWKSSARTGTLMVRQFEETRRSHLVIALSLASSDYGSEDEFELAVSVAGSLGTRAIRDARTLTVVTSEVTPQFAKRKLYAVRSLSTLSRSRLLDDLAVVETSESALAMTDVARVTGEQSAGVSVAFLVCGSGVTAQELRAASTKFPIGVEVVAVVCDPETQPGLRRVAGLSVLTIGFLEDLQKALSRTVSV encoded by the coding sequence ATGGCGCGCACGGGCGGCTCTCCGGCGTCGTCGAGGACCCAGTCATCCTCGACGCGCCAGTCGACCCGTACCCACGATTCGCAGTCACGATTCGACAGCCAGTTCACGACCGGGAGTCGCGGCCTGACCAACGCCCGCACGAGGATCGTGGGCGACCGCACGGGTTTCCTCGCCGATGTCGTGATCGCCGCAGTCCGCGTGACCGCCGGGCTTCGCAGCATCCTCGCGCGCGTGCTCGGACGTGTCGCTGCCGTCGTGACCCCGCTCGGATGGTTCATCATCGTCGCGATCCCGCTCACCTTGGGTGCGGGCTACGGCTTCGGAATCCTCGAGCTCGTCGTGATCGGATGGGCGCTCCTCGCCCTCCTCGCGGTCGCGGTGATCTACCTCGTCGGCAGATCGTCGATGAGCGTGGGACTCGACGTCCCGCGCTCCAGGGTTGTCGTCGGGGAACGTGCCATCGGCCAGATCCTGGTCTCGAACTCGACGCGTCGCAGGGCCTTCGGCATCACGGTCGAGGTGCCCGTCGGCGCGGGTCTCGCCGAACTCGCCCTGCCGGGGCTGCCCGCCCGTGGCGAGCAGGTCCGCGAGTTCGAGATCCCCAGCACTCGCCGGGGCATCGTTCCCGTTGGTCCGGTCAGGACCGTGCGGGCCGACCCCATCGGGCTGGTGCGGCGCGAGGTGGTCTGGGCGGATGTCGCGGAGCTCTACGTGCATCCGCGGACCATCGGCATCCCGAGCATGAGTACCGGTCTCATCCGCGACCTCGAGGGCAACCCCACCCGCGACCTTGCCACGAACGATGTGTCGTTCCACGCCCTGCGCGAGTACGTCCCGGGCGACGAGCGACGCTACATCCACTGGAAGTCGAGTGCGCGCACGGGAACACTCATGGTGCGCCAGTTCGAGGAGACGCGGCGCAGCCACCTGGTGATCGCCCTGAGCCTTGCCTCGAGTGACTACGGCAGCGAGGACGAGTTCGAGCTCGCGGTGAGTGTCGCCGGTTCGCTCGGAACGCGCGCGATCCGGGATGCCCGTACCCTGACGGTCGTCACGAGCGAGGTCACCCCGCAGTTCGCCAAGCGCAAGCTCTATGCTGTCCGCAGCCTCTCGACGCTCTCCCGGTCACGACTGCTCGACGATCTCGCCGTCGTGGAGACCTCCGAATCGGCCCTCGCCATGACGGATGTCGCGCGGGTGACGGGAGAGCAGTCCGCCGGTGTTTCCGTCGCATTCCTGGTGTGTGGCTCCGGCGTGACGGCGCAGGAGTTGAGAGCAGCCTCGACCAAGTTCCCGATCGGTGTCGAGGTCGTTGCCGTCGTGTGCGATCCCGAGACGCAGCCTGGCCTCCGCCGGGTCGCTGGCCTGAGCGTGCTCACGATCGGCTTCCTCGAGGATCTCCAGAAGGCGCTCTCGCGGACGGTGTCGGTATGA
- a CDS encoding transglutaminase domain-containing protein has translation MTQRTVKRASGGAVLVNVVFLWAATAIAATALWPIYEGRGILIVVAVATVVGTAIAVLGSRFAWPAWLVMAVTAVAFLAVGVPTAVPSKANNVVLPSIEGLIDLVSGVALGWKQLLTITLPVGDYEALLVPALVLVLGTVTIGLSIALRARHRELAVLAPAVLYVVALAFGPDLPTRSIVTPLALFGVILLWLAWFRWYRRREAIAALVTTSGGTASTRDVGSAGVRSTIGALVILAIAAGAGVTAAVAVPPSESRTVLRTTIVQPFDPRDYVSPLAGFRGYWQEGTVDSVLFRVDGLDGRLLRLATLDTYDGVVYSVGSDRVTSESGSFVRVPSTFDQSTVTGDQVSIDVEVADYSGVWVPTVGKFESIDFSGADAASRRDAFFYNDTSGAAAVVGGITQGDRYALTAVAPQQPAESELSDLDPGSATVPGAPAPPEEVTEALERYTEGVDGAGPQLVAMLDGLASEGYISHGTGEDEPPSRSGHATDRIVELFTAPRMIGDAEQYSVAAAIMARQIGFPSRVVMGFVPDGGVVRGGDVVAWLEVNTAQYGWVAIDATPPFRDIPEELPEENAQVARPPTIVPPPVVETEPTDRLATPDSERELPPDLDPVLEIVLAVLRVVGWVLLALGILVSPFLLVIAAKVRRRSLRRRTGTPVDRITGGWREFEDAVIDHGLGTGAAATRSEIAAVTGAVQAQVLAAVADRAVFSPDEAPVTDAETVWRAVDDLRASLDDGLTRWERVKARISLRSLGGYSVSKLFTR, from the coding sequence ATGACGCAGCGCACGGTGAAGCGAGCGAGCGGGGGAGCGGTCCTCGTTAACGTCGTGTTCCTCTGGGCAGCGACGGCGATCGCCGCGACCGCCCTCTGGCCGATCTACGAGGGGCGTGGCATCCTCATCGTCGTCGCGGTGGCAACCGTCGTGGGCACCGCCATCGCCGTTCTCGGCTCTCGGTTCGCCTGGCCCGCGTGGCTCGTCATGGCGGTCACTGCCGTCGCGTTCCTCGCTGTCGGCGTGCCGACCGCCGTCCCGAGCAAGGCGAACAACGTCGTGCTCCCGAGCATCGAGGGACTCATCGACCTCGTGTCGGGGGTCGCACTCGGATGGAAGCAGTTGCTGACGATCACCCTTCCCGTGGGTGACTACGAGGCTCTGCTCGTTCCCGCACTCGTTCTTGTGCTCGGCACCGTGACGATCGGACTCTCGATCGCCCTTCGCGCGCGACACCGCGAGCTTGCGGTGCTCGCGCCCGCAGTGCTCTACGTGGTGGCACTCGCCTTCGGTCCGGATCTCCCCACGCGAAGCATCGTGACCCCGCTGGCCCTGTTCGGGGTCATCCTCCTCTGGCTCGCCTGGTTCCGCTGGTACCGCCGGCGCGAGGCGATCGCCGCCCTCGTCACGACCTCCGGGGGCACCGCGTCGACGCGCGACGTCGGTTCAGCTGGCGTGCGATCCACCATCGGCGCGCTCGTGATCCTCGCGATCGCCGCGGGTGCCGGCGTGACTGCCGCAGTCGCCGTTCCGCCGAGCGAGTCGCGCACCGTGCTCAGGACCACCATCGTGCAGCCCTTCGATCCGCGCGACTATGTGAGTCCGCTCGCCGGTTTCCGCGGCTATTGGCAGGAGGGCACCGTCGACTCCGTGCTCTTCCGGGTCGACGGTCTCGACGGCCGGCTGCTGCGTCTCGCCACGCTCGACACCTACGACGGCGTGGTCTACTCGGTCGGCAGTGACCGGGTCACGAGCGAATCCGGATCCTTCGTGCGGGTTCCTTCGACGTTCGACCAGTCCACCGTGACGGGTGACCAGGTGAGCATCGACGTTGAGGTCGCCGACTACTCGGGTGTGTGGGTGCCCACCGTCGGCAAGTTCGAGTCGATCGACTTCTCCGGGGCGGATGCCGCGAGCCGTCGTGACGCATTCTTCTACAACGACACCTCGGGCGCCGCCGCAGTCGTCGGGGGCATCACGCAGGGTGACCGGTACGCCCTCACCGCCGTGGCCCCGCAGCAGCCAGCGGAGTCCGAGCTCAGTGACCTCGACCCGGGCTCCGCGACGGTCCCGGGTGCCCCTGCTCCACCCGAGGAGGTCACGGAGGCGCTGGAGCGCTACACCGAGGGGGTCGACGGTGCCGGGCCCCAACTGGTGGCCATGCTCGACGGGCTCGCGTCCGAGGGCTACATCAGCCACGGTACGGGGGAGGACGAGCCGCCCAGCAGGTCCGGACACGCGACCGACCGGATCGTCGAGCTCTTCACCGCCCCGCGCATGATCGGGGACGCCGAGCAGTATTCGGTGGCCGCCGCGATCATGGCGCGCCAGATCGGCTTCCCGTCTCGTGTCGTCATGGGCTTCGTCCCCGACGGCGGTGTGGTGCGGGGCGGAGACGTCGTCGCGTGGCTCGAGGTCAACACGGCCCAGTACGGATGGGTGGCCATCGACGCGACACCCCCATTCCGCGACATCCCCGAGGAGCTTCCGGAGGAGAACGCCCAGGTGGCACGACCGCCCACCATCGTGCCGCCGCCGGTGGTCGAGACGGAGCCGACCGACAGGCTCGCGACGCCCGACAGCGAACGGGAACTGCCGCCCGATCTCGACCCGGTGCTGGAGATCGTTCTCGCCGTGCTGCGGGTTGTCGGCTGGGTGCTTCTGGCACTCGGCATCCTCGTGTCGCCCTTCCTGCTCGTGATCGCGGCGAAGGTGCGCAGGCGCAGCCTGCGGCGACGCACGGGCACGCCGGTGGATCGGATCACCGGCGGATGGCGGGAGTTCGAGGACGCCGTCATCGACCACGGCCTGGGAACCGGCGCCGCAGCGACACGCAGCGAGATCGCCGCGGTGACCGGCGCGGTTCAGGCCCAGGTACTCGCGGCCGTGGCTGACCGGGCGGTCTTTTCGCCGGACGAAGCGCCTGTGACCGATGCCGAGACGGTGTGGCGGGCGGTCGACGACCTGCGTGCCTCACTCGACGATGGACTCACGCGGTGGGAGAGGGTGAAGGCGCGCATCTCGCTGCGCTCGCTCGGTGGCTATAGTGTCTCAAAGTTGTTCACCCGATAG
- a CDS encoding zinc-ribbon domain-containing protein: MICSHCGTQLPSGAMFCGECGRPVAARSTLAAPADNAANSQDAGAQVQDPHDLIISPVDPDADAILSPAVEELVIPAPSSHTIPDTFMMDVGNYDDLAAFEESLPSPETLSNPFSALAEQHETPAAAPPPAQAADPEPEESLQGSWCAQCGALLSDSDIFCGECGFVRTPSSRPRDTAILDPFPWGSDTPVAAMPPAVPESHTEAESRGEAEPDPEPFADPVVEPDELPERIAEPDLPQEALPAEPSAPPSTPEVFPEAVREAAPPPPVAPLPPMPGSGPVPAFPGTPRRRAPEPLGASDGLEEDVEQTRIVAPGAGGDRFILQFSTGESVSVTGSGLLGRNPLAEPGEYFDALVTISDPGKSVSKTHLEFGQDGGAFWVSDRHSGNGTVVREPERPARRCDPGKRYRIARGTRVEIGEQFFIVS, encoded by the coding sequence GTGATCTGTTCCCACTGCGGGACCCAGTTACCCTCCGGAGCCATGTTCTGCGGGGAGTGCGGTCGGCCCGTCGCCGCTCGTTCCACTCTCGCTGCTCCGGCCGACAATGCCGCGAATTCGCAGGACGCCGGGGCCCAGGTCCAGGACCCGCACGACCTCATCATCTCGCCCGTCGATCCCGACGCCGATGCGATCCTGAGCCCCGCCGTGGAAGAACTGGTCATCCCGGCACCGAGCTCCCACACGATCCCCGACACGTTCATGATGGATGTCGGCAACTACGACGATCTCGCGGCATTCGAGGAGTCCCTGCCATCGCCGGAGACCCTCTCCAACCCGTTCTCGGCGCTCGCCGAACAGCATGAGACGCCCGCGGCCGCCCCGCCCCCTGCGCAGGCCGCGGATCCTGAGCCGGAGGAGTCACTGCAGGGCAGCTGGTGCGCCCAGTGCGGCGCTCTGCTCTCCGACTCCGATATCTTCTGCGGGGAGTGCGGGTTCGTTCGCACCCCCTCGTCCCGACCGCGCGATACGGCGATCCTGGACCCGTTCCCCTGGGGGAGCGACACTCCGGTCGCCGCCATGCCACCCGCCGTACCCGAGTCGCACACCGAAGCCGAGTCGCGCGGCGAAGCCGAGCCGGATCCGGAGCCCTTTGCGGATCCTGTTGTCGAGCCCGACGAGCTTCCCGAACGCATCGCCGAGCCCGACCTTCCCCAGGAAGCCCTCCCCGCGGAGCCGTCCGCACCGCCTTCGACCCCCGAGGTCTTTCCCGAGGCAGTTCGGGAGGCAGCGCCACCGCCCCCCGTGGCTCCGCTGCCCCCGATGCCCGGTTCCGGTCCGGTCCCCGCCTTCCCGGGCACACCGAGGCGCCGAGCCCCCGAGCCGCTTGGCGCGTCCGATGGGCTCGAGGAGGACGTCGAGCAGACGCGCATCGTTGCACCGGGTGCAGGTGGGGACCGATTCATCCTGCAGTTCAGCACGGGCGAGAGCGTCAGTGTCACGGGTTCGGGCCTGCTCGGGCGCAACCCCCTTGCCGAACCCGGCGAGTACTTCGACGCGCTCGTGACGATCTCCGATCCCGGCAAGTCCGTGTCGAAGACCCACCTCGAGTTCGGCCAGGATGGCGGTGCCTTCTGGGTGAGCGATCGGCACTCCGGCAACGGCACCGTCGTGCGGGAGCCAGAGCGCCCCGCTCGCCGCTGCGACCCGGGTAAGCGCTACCGCATCGCACGGGGAACCCGCGTCGAGATCGGCGAGCAGTTCTTCATCGTCAGCTGA
- a CDS encoding FtsK/SpoIIIE domain-containing protein codes for MTDHRLVLPAPAPPPPPWRFPVLAVAAPVVVSVALWLITGSVFALVFAALGPVTAIASVGDQWWGGRRAGRRQAARFADAVASAERDLERFHAAEREALRDATPDGPTLVRRRHDRGRWHGDPRSIRVVLGSATIPSGLEVSPLAGPPSEQHPELVRLAERARSLEAPLVVDPVLGIGIVGPASFAMACARSILVQVARALPPGRFWMRVSQGAEGSLGAEEWIHALPHPHTEADRQGRETSAALVVEFGEAGEQQSSVTIAVAPAEGDIPPACRIVVSCAGAMRVAQHPDPAARVPLRPAFVSSVEARAWADSLRDDPRARDAADPHGLPAVAPLAPLLGPPDPEGRDLACHPLVGPTGPITLDLVADGPHSVVGGTTGSGKSELLVSWILAMAASHPPERVNFLLVDFKGGSAFAPLAGLRHTVGTITDLDEHEASRALASLRAELRLRERTLAEAGVRSIEGCEMPRLVIVVDEFAAMLAEFPDLHALFTDLAARGRSLGVHLILCTQRPAGVVRDSVLANADLRISLRVNNRADSDAVVGAADAAELDVSVRGRAVVRLAGSDVVHAQVALAGSEDIAQVSRRWPQSPPPRRPWRDPLPLHIDPRDLAPVGRGFPLGLVDLPEQQRQETFLWDPEGDGGLMIIGAHRSGRSTVLAGIAGRRMPGDPPAAWDALAGVVSLLDASPGGGIQPGVLTIDDIDALVPRFTAEHRVEWLEMLSRVLRDGPARGIHVAVSAQRLHGELQQVGALLPARMMLRHGSRQDWVLAGGDGAGFLGDVPPGAALWRGHRAQVAEFAPTAAESPAPTMSSLDPKRPLAVVTPRGATLGPRLRSAGWAVTPPDQASPGAIAPGTAVMGDVDEWQARWGLLGSLRDTCNVVFDGCTLADIRVLTRSRQLPPPLPPDQRIVWHYRADGTLGRARL; via the coding sequence GTGACCGACCATCGACTCGTCCTCCCCGCGCCAGCTCCGCCTCCACCGCCCTGGAGATTCCCGGTTCTGGCGGTGGCCGCACCGGTTGTCGTGTCCGTCGCGCTGTGGCTCATCACGGGATCGGTCTTCGCCCTCGTCTTCGCAGCGCTGGGCCCGGTGACCGCGATCGCGAGCGTCGGCGACCAGTGGTGGGGCGGTCGCAGGGCAGGTCGCAGGCAGGCCGCACGATTCGCCGACGCGGTCGCCTCGGCCGAGCGCGATCTCGAGCGCTTCCACGCGGCCGAGCGTGAGGCGCTGCGGGATGCCACCCCCGACGGTCCCACGCTCGTGCGGCGTCGCCACGACCGCGGCCGGTGGCACGGCGATCCGCGGTCGATCAGGGTCGTCCTGGGTTCGGCGACGATTCCCAGCGGGCTCGAGGTCTCGCCGCTTGCCGGTCCGCCGTCGGAGCAGCACCCTGAACTTGTGCGTCTCGCCGAGCGGGCGCGCTCCCTCGAGGCACCACTCGTCGTGGATCCCGTGCTCGGCATCGGCATCGTGGGGCCCGCATCGTTCGCCATGGCGTGCGCCCGCAGCATCCTGGTGCAGGTCGCGCGAGCACTTCCTCCCGGTCGCTTCTGGATGCGAGTGTCCCAGGGTGCCGAAGGATCGCTCGGGGCAGAGGAGTGGATTCATGCGCTACCGCACCCGCACACCGAGGCCGACAGGCAGGGCAGGGAGACCAGTGCAGCGCTTGTGGTGGAGTTCGGCGAGGCGGGGGAGCAGCAGTCGTCCGTCACGATTGCTGTGGCTCCCGCGGAGGGCGACATCCCGCCCGCCTGCCGGATCGTCGTCTCGTGTGCGGGGGCGATGCGGGTTGCACAGCATCCGGATCCCGCGGCGCGGGTACCGCTGCGACCTGCGTTCGTCTCCAGCGTGGAGGCGCGCGCCTGGGCGGACAGCCTGCGCGACGATCCCCGGGCGCGGGATGCGGCGGATCCCCATGGGCTCCCCGCCGTCGCTCCGTTGGCTCCGCTCCTGGGCCCCCCGGACCCGGAGGGCCGTGACCTCGCCTGCCATCCGCTCGTTGGGCCCACCGGGCCGATCACACTCGATCTCGTCGCGGACGGGCCGCACTCCGTGGTCGGGGGCACAACGGGCAGCGGCAAGAGCGAGCTGCTCGTGTCGTGGATCCTTGCGATGGCGGCATCCCATCCGCCCGAACGTGTGAACTTCCTGCTCGTGGATTTCAAGGGCGGCTCGGCGTTCGCGCCCCTCGCAGGCCTTCGCCACACTGTCGGCACGATCACCGATCTCGACGAGCACGAGGCCTCGCGCGCTCTCGCGAGCTTGCGGGCCGAGCTCCGTCTTCGCGAGCGGACGCTCGCCGAGGCCGGGGTCAGGAGCATCGAGGGATGCGAGATGCCGCGCCTCGTGATCGTCGTGGACGAGTTCGCGGCCATGCTCGCGGAGTTCCCGGACCTGCACGCCCTGTTCACCGATCTCGCGGCCCGGGGCAGATCGCTCGGTGTGCACCTCATCCTGTGCACCCAGCGGCCCGCTGGAGTCGTGCGCGACTCGGTGCTCGCCAATGCCGACCTGCGCATCTCGCTGCGGGTCAACAATCGGGCCGACAGCGACGCCGTCGTCGGCGCTGCGGATGCCGCGGAGCTCGATGTGTCGGTCCGCGGGCGGGCCGTGGTGCGGCTCGCGGGCTCCGATGTCGTCCACGCCCAGGTCGCATTGGCCGGGAGCGAGGACATCGCGCAGGTGTCGCGCCGCTGGCCGCAGTCACCTCCTCCCAGGAGACCGTGGCGCGATCCACTCCCGCTCCACATCGACCCGCGCGACCTCGCGCCGGTCGGGCGAGGATTTCCTCTCGGCCTGGTTGACCTGCCGGAGCAACAGCGCCAGGAGACCTTCCTCTGGGACCCCGAGGGGGACGGCGGCCTGATGATCATCGGCGCGCATCGGAGCGGCAGATCGACGGTTCTCGCGGGAATAGCGGGCCGGCGGATGCCCGGCGATCCACCCGCGGCATGGGACGCGCTCGCTGGCGTCGTTTCCCTGCTCGACGCTTCGCCCGGAGGCGGTATCCAGCCCGGAGTGCTCACCATCGACGACATCGACGCGCTCGTTCCGCGCTTCACCGCGGAACACAGGGTGGAGTGGCTCGAGATGCTCTCCAGGGTGCTGCGGGACGGGCCGGCACGTGGCATCCATGTCGCCGTGAGCGCCCAGCGTCTCCACGGTGAGCTGCAGCAGGTCGGTGCACTGCTTCCCGCGCGCATGATGCTCCGTCACGGCTCGCGGCAGGACTGGGTGCTCGCTGGCGGTGACGGCGCTGGCTTCCTCGGGGACGTGCCACCCGGGGCGGCGTTGTGGAGGGGTCATCGGGCGCAGGTGGCGGAGTTTGCGCCGACCGCGGCCGAGTCACCTGCTCCGACGATGTCGTCCCTCGACCCGAAGCGGCCACTCGCCGTGGTCACCCCGCGTGGGGCGACTCTCGGTCCCCGGCTCCGCAGTGCTGGCTGGGCGGTCACGCCTCCCGACCAGGCGTCGCCCGGTGCGATCGCGCCCGGCACCGCGGTGATGGGCGACGTCGACGAGTGGCAGGCGAGGTGGGGCCTTCTCGGCTCGCTCCGCGACACGTGCAACGTCGTGTTCGATGGATGCACGCTCGCCGATATCCGCGTGCTCACCCGATCACGGCAGCTCCCACCCCCGTTGCCGCCCGACCAGAGGATCGTGTGGCACTACCGCGCAGACGGCACCCTCGGCAGGGCGCGATTGTGA
- the ald gene encoding alanine dehydrogenase: MRVAVPKEIKNNEFRVAITPAGVHDLVAHGHEVLIETGAGIGSSIPDAAYVDAGAVIAQDAATTWNSAELLLKVKEPIHSEYAYFRDDLVLFTYLHLAAEPDLTRALLDAKVTSIAYETVQLPSRALPLLAPMSEVAGRIAPIVGANVMMKPSGGPGLLVPGVPGTHAARVVVLGGGVAGTNAVSVAVGLGAEVTVLDTNIQRLRELDALYAGRVHTIASNGFEIEKALLTADLVIGSVLVPGAKAPKLVSNELVSRMKPGSVLVDIAVDQGGCFADTHPTTHADPTYPVHGSLFYCVANMPGAVPNTSTYALTNATLPYVRAIAGAGWRDALRRDPALGLGLNTHAGSVVNAQVAEAHGLASIELASALA, encoded by the coding sequence ATGAGAGTGGCGGTTCCGAAAGAGATCAAGAACAACGAGTTCCGTGTCGCGATCACTCCGGCCGGCGTGCACGATCTGGTTGCGCACGGCCACGAGGTGCTCATCGAGACGGGTGCGGGCATCGGGTCATCCATCCCTGATGCCGCCTACGTCGATGCGGGCGCGGTCATCGCGCAGGATGCCGCGACCACCTGGAACTCGGCGGAGCTCCTGCTCAAGGTCAAGGAGCCGATTCACTCCGAGTACGCGTACTTCCGGGACGACCTGGTGCTGTTCACCTACCTGCACCTCGCCGCGGAGCCGGACCTCACCCGCGCCCTCCTCGACGCGAAGGTCACATCGATCGCCTACGAGACGGTGCAGCTCCCCTCCCGCGCTCTTCCGCTTCTCGCGCCGATGAGCGAGGTGGCCGGTCGCATCGCCCCGATCGTGGGAGCGAACGTGATGATGAAGCCCTCGGGCGGCCCCGGCTTGCTCGTTCCGGGCGTTCCGGGGACGCACGCAGCGCGCGTGGTCGTCCTCGGCGGCGGGGTCGCGGGCACGAACGCGGTCTCGGTGGCTGTCGGGCTCGGTGCCGAGGTGACCGTTCTCGACACCAACATCCAGCGCCTGCGCGAACTCGACGCCCTCTACGCCGGGCGCGTGCACACGATCGCCTCCAACGGTTTCGAGATCGAGAAGGCGCTTCTCACCGCAGACCTCGTGATCGGCTCGGTGCTCGTCCCGGGCGCGAAGGCGCCGAAGCTCGTGAGCAACGAGCTCGTCTCCCGCATGAAGCCGGGAAGTGTGCTCGTCGATATTGCGGTGGACCAGGGCGGATGCTTCGCCGACACCCACCCGACGACCCATGCCGACCCGACCTACCCGGTGCACGGTTCGCTCTTCTACTGCGTCGCCAACATGCCGGGCGCGGTTCCGAATACCTCGACCTACGCCCTCACGAACGCGACACTCCCCTATGTTCGCGCGATCGCCGGTGCGGGTTGGCGGGACGCGCTGCGCCGTGATCCCGCGCTCGGTCTCGGGCTCAACACCCACGCGGGCAGCGTCGTGAACGCCCAGGTCGCGGAGGCCCACGGTCTGGCGTCGATCGAGCTCGCGAGTGCACTCGCCTAG